The following coding sequences lie in one Miscanthus floridulus cultivar M001 chromosome 9, ASM1932011v1, whole genome shotgun sequence genomic window:
- the LOC136483414 gene encoding ferritin-1, chloroplastic produces the protein MMLRVSPSPAVAVANQLAGAGATPAPVRVAAPRGGVPPSAGAACRAAGKGKEVLSGVVFQPFEEIKGELALVPQTPDKSLARQKFVDECEAALNEQINVEYNASYAYHSLFAYFDRDNVALKGFAKFFKESSDEEREHAEKLMEYQNKRGGRVRLQSIVTPLTEFDHPEKGDALYAMELALALEKLVNEKLHNLHGVATRCNDPQLTDFIESEFLEEQVEAINKISKYVAQLRRVGKGHGVWHFDQMLLEEEA, from the exons ATGATGCTTAGGGTTTCCCCGTCCCCGGCCGTCGCCGTGGCCAACCAGCTCGCTGGTGCGGGCGCGACCCCCGCTCCCGTCAGGGTGGCGGCGCCGCGTGGCGGCGTCCCGCCGTCCGCTGGCGCCGCGTGCAGGGCCGCCGGCAAAGGGAAGGAGGTGCTCAGCGGGGTGGTGTTCCAGCCCTTCgaggagatcaagggggagctcgcgCTCGTGCCCCAGACCCCCGACAAGTCGCTCGCGCGACAGAAGTTCGTCGACGAGTGCGAGGCCGCCCTCAACGAGCAGATCAA TGTGGAGTACAACGCCTCCTATGCGTACCACTCCCTCTTCGCCTACTTCGACCGCGACAACGTGGCTCTCAAAGGATTTGCCAA GTTCTTTAAGGAATCGAGCGACGAGGAGAGGGAGCACGCTGAAAAGctcatggagtaccag AACAAACGTGGAGGCAGGGTGAGGCTCCAATCGATTGTGACGCCCTTGACCGAATTTGACCACCCTGAGAAAGGCGATGCTTTGTATG CTATGGAGCTGGCTCTGGCTCTGGAAAAGCTGGTTAATGAGAAGCTGCACAACCTGCATGGT GTGGCAACAAGGTGCAATGATCCTCAGCTGACAGACTTCATCGAGAGTGAGTTCCTCGAGGAGCAG GTGGAAGCCATAAACAAGATCTCCAAGTATGTCGCCCAGCTGAGGAGAGTGGGCAAGGGGCATG GGGTGTGGCACTTTGATCAGATGCTGCTTGAGGAAGAGGCCTAA
- the LOC136479230 gene encoding uncharacterized protein, which yields MDGGSGLNIMYVETLDTMGIDRACIRPTGAPFHGIMPRKQAMPLGQIDLPITFRGPSNYRTETLTFEVVGFNRIYHAILGRPCYAKFMAVPNYTYLKLKMPGLGGVITVGTSFQCAYKCKVECCDHATMIVAFGELTALRKEVTEEAPNPKRALRRSS from the coding sequence atggatggaggcagcggcctcaacatcatgtatgtcgAGACGCTCGACACCATGGGCATCGATCGAGCATGTATCCGGCCAACcggagcacctttccacggcatcatgcctaggaagcaggccatgccacttgggcagatcgatctgcccatcaccttcaggggtccgtccaactataggacagagaccctcacctttgaagtggttggaTTCAACAGAatctaccacgccatcctaggacgaccatgctacgcgaagttcatggccgtccccaactacacctacctcaagttgaagatgccgggcctaggcggggtcatcaccgtcggcacctcctttcaGTGCGCCTACAAGtgcaaggtcgagtgctgcgatcatGCCACAATGATCGTCGCCTTCGGAGAGCTCACGGCCCTTAGGAAGGAGGTTaccgaagaagcacccaaccccaagagggctctaaggaggtcctcatag
- the LOC136479228 gene encoding uncharacterized protein, producing the protein MKEDENVPEMFDRLQVLVNDLKELGEEVKDKDFSHKFLRCLPPRFGMLVTLLVRSGLDTMTPNQVLGDVMTDDTYRDDKEENEKKDEKKKSVAFKATSSSKGKAKQEESSNDECPSYHARRKNRSSKNKDEPRRCFKCNSKDHLIADCPHNSDNDDDKNIKKKGKKESKMIFKKKKKGGSYVVTWDSDASTSDDDSDDEKTSSKKKALASVAINKPSLFDSPSCFMAKGSKVQYYDESNNESDSDNDDEPTKDELIDMLEDARDHFDIKRKECKELRKSNKALEQSFEELKASHERLMEAHEKLKEAHTKLEKAHSSLVAQNEKEQIQTSTLQSRRNALGA; encoded by the exons atgaaagaagATGAGAATGTACCTGAGATGTTTGATAGGCTCCAAGTGTTGGTAAATGATCTAAAGGAGCTTGGtgaggaggtgaaggacaaggacttctctcataaattCTTGAGATGTCTCCCtccaagatttggcatgttggtcacattattggtaaggagtggtttggacacaatgacaccaaaccaagtgcttggtgatgtgatgaccgatgatacataccGTGATGACAAGGAAGaaaatgagaagaaggatgaaaagaagaagagtgtggcattcaaggccacatcatcatccaagggcaaggccaagcaagaagAGTCAAGCAATGATGAGTGCCCAA gctatcatgctagaagaaagaataGATCCTCCAAGAATAAGGATGAaccaagaagatgcttcaagtgcaatagCAAGGATCATCTCATTGCGGATTGCCCACATAATAGTGACAACGATGATGACAAGAACATCAAGAAGAAGggcaagaaagagagcaaaatgatcttcaagaagaagaagaagggaggatcatatgtagtcacttgggatagtgatgcatccacaagtgatgatgatagtgatgatgagaagacatcaagcaagaagaaggctcttgcaagtgtTGCTATCAACAAGCCTTCACTATTtgactctccatcatgcttcatggccaagGGCTCAAAGGTACAATATTATGATGAGAGTAacaatgaaagtgatagtgataacgatgatgaacccactaaagatgaactaattgacatgctTGAAGATGCTCGTGATCATTTTGacataaagagaaaggagtgcaaagaattgcgcaagagcAACAaagctcttgagcaatcctttgaggAGCTAaaagcatctcatgagaggctaatggaagcccatgaaaaGCTTAAAGAGGCTCACaccaagcttgagaaagctcactctTCTCTTGTTGCCCAAAATGAGAAGGAACAAATTCAAACAA GTacattacaaagccggaggaatgcattgggtgcttga
- the LOC136481351 gene encoding receptor-like protein EIX2, whose translation MVATMHRLAAAMLVLLCCCCLFLATQQQQLQPAAGGNRASPSCIPHERDALLAFKHGVTSDPDGVLSSWRRDGRHDEQDCCRWRGVRCSNRTGHVHELRLGRGGTPEYLAGQISPSLLALDHLEHLDLSGSDLVGPTGRLPEFLGSLKNLKYLNLSEIPFYGVLPPQLGNLSRLQFLDLTNFGGDTNSMDLSWLTHIPSIQYLNLDGVNLSTVADWPRVMNMLPSLRALHLSFCSLASANQSLPHLNLTNLEELGASVNSFHHPMVTSWFWNITSLRFLDLRSTRMYGQFPDALGDMTSLQVLDLSNDDCHYDYHDDDKNMRSMITNLKNLCNLEVLNLYCTLLYGDVAELFRNLPRCSPNKLQELDLGRNHLTGMLPRWIGQFLSLVVLNLGGNYITGHVPYEIGKLSNLTHLRLYTNKLDGTITEEHFASARSLQYIDLSYNALKIEISSDWQSPSTLEYVFFASCQMGPLFPRWLQWNVSITYLDISSAGIADRLPQWFSDAFSNVEFMNISNNQLNGTLPADMGSMSLHELYLSSNKLTGQIPTLPPNIAWLDLSNNLLSGPLPSATRSTNLESLSLFSNRLIGHIPESFCKFQRLGVLDLSNNFLEGEPPSCLRVTDSMKFVALSNNSLSGKFPSFLQNLTNVLFLDLSWNKFSGRLPMWIGSLTSLRAIRLSHNKFFGSIPMNITNLSCLQYMDLNNNKISGSLPIYLSNLKFMTNTSMMGCSDDIETMDYDDIEIINSHLNSLSTVWKGQELNYGSIQRILDTSMMSIDLSSNDLTGKIPEEIVVLDALVNLNLSRNHLTGVIPKKIGEMRSLQSLDLSRNMLSGEIPATLSKLSFLSYLELSYNNLIGRIPSGVQLDTLYAEYPSMYIGNIGLCGHPLQNNCSRERHAPKQGGLGRTEEGYGIPFFYLGLGCGFVVGTWIAFGVLLFKRNWRIACFRLSDKLYDKVYVLVATWARARQTQTD comes from the coding sequence ATGGTTGCCACCATGCATCGCCTAGCTGCTGCCATGCTCGTgttgctctgctgctgctgcttgttcctcgccacgcagcagcagcagctccagcCAGCCGCCGGTGGTAACAGAGCGAGCCCGAGCTGCATACCACACGAGAGGGACGCCCTGCTGGCATTCAAGCACGGCGTCACCAGCGACCCTGACGGCGTCCTCAGCTCGTGGCGGCGAGACGGTCGCCACGACGAGCAAGACTGCTGCCGGTGGAGAGGCGTCCGGTGCAGCAACCGAACTGGCCACGTCCACGAGCTTCGACTTGGACGTGGAGGCACACCAGAATATTTGGCCGGCCAGATAAGTCCTTCTTTGCTTGCTCTGGATCACCTAGAGCACCTTGACCTCAGCGGGAGTGATCTAGTAGGGCCAACGGGTCGTCTTCCCGAGTTCTTGGGCTCTCTAAAGAATCTCAAGTATCTTAACCTCTCTGAAATACCATTCTACGGTGTTTTGCCTCCCCAGCTTGGCAACTTGTCGAGGCTGCAGTTTCTAGATCTTACCAACTTTGGGGGAGACACGAACTCGATGGATCTCTCATGGTTAACACACATTCCTTCCATACAATATCTTAACTTGGACGGAGTGAACCTCAGCACAGTAGCGGATTGGCCTCGTGTCATGAATATGCTTCCTTCTTTGAGGGCTCTCCATCTTTCATTCTGCTCTCTTGCAAGCGCAAACCAGTCGCTGCCACACCTGAACCTTACAAATCTCGAGGAGCTCGGTGCCTCCGTGAACTCCTTCCACCATCCAATGGTGACCAGCTGGTTCTGGAACATAACAAGCCTTAGATTCCTTGACCTTAGATCCACTAGAATGTACGGTCAATTTCCGGATGCTCTTGGAGACATGACATCCCTTCAAGTCCTTGATCTTTCAAATGATGATTGTCATTATGATTatcatgatgatgacaagaacatGCGCAGCATGATCACGAATCTTAAGAACCTATGCAATTTGGAGGTCCTGAACCTTTATTGCACTCTCTTATATGGTGACGTAGCTGAGCTGTTTAGGAATCTACCTCGATGTTCACCCAACAAATTGCAAGAATTGGACCTCGGTAGGAACCATTTAACCGGGATGTTACCAAGATGGATAGGGCAATTCCTGAGCTTGGTTGTTCTGAATCTAGGTGGGAACTACATCACAGGACATGTTCCATATGAGATTGGTAAGCTTAGTAATTTGACCCATCTGCGTCTATATACAAACAAACTGGATGGCACGATAACTGAGGAACACTTTGCTAGTGCAAGGAGCTTGCAATATATAGACTTGTCATATAATGCCCTCAAGATTGAGATCAGCTCGGACTGGCAATCACCATCTACATTAGAGTATGTATTCTTTGCATCCTGCCAGATGGGCCCACTGTTTCCTAGGTGGCTTCAGTGGAATGTGAGCATCACCTATCTTGATATCTCGAGTGCAGGTATAGCTGATAGGCTTCCACAGTGGTTCTCCGATGCCTTTTCAAATGTCGAATTCATGAACATCTCCAACAATCAACTCAACGGAACTTTGCCGGCTGATATGGGCTCCATGTCACTTCATGAACTCTACCTCAGTTCAAACAAATTAACTGGTCAGATACCCACGCTGCCACCAAACATAGCGTGGTTGGACTTATCCAATAACTTGTTGTCAGGACCTCTGCCCTCTGCTACTAGATCCACCAATCTAGAATCGTTGTCTTTGTTCTCCAACCGACTCATTGGTCATATTCCTGAATCCTTTTGTAAATTTCAGAGACTGGGTGTGTTGGACTTATCCAACAATTTTTTGGAGGGAGAACCACCGTCATGCCTTAGGGTAACAGATTCTATGAAATTTGTAGCCTTAAGTAACAATAGTTTGTCAGGAAAGTTCCCGTCTTTTCTGCAAAACTTGACAAATGTGCTCTTCCTAGATTTGTCTTGGAACAAATTCTCTGGAAGATTGCCAATGTGGATTGGAAGCTTAACATCATTAAGAGCTATACGATTAAGTCACAACAAGTTCTTTGGTAGCATTCCAATGAACATCACAAACCTTTCTTGCCTTCAGTACATGGACCTAAATAACAATAAGATATCAGGCTCTCTGCCGATCTACCTATCAAATCTTAAATTTATGACAAACACATCCATGATGGGTTGTTCTGACGACATTGAAACAATGGATTATGATGACATTGAAATAATTAATTCTCATCTTAATAGTTTGTCTACGGTCTGGAAGGGGCAGGAATTGAACTATGGTTCCATTCAAAGAATTTTGGACACAAGTATGATGAGCATTGATTTATCTTCAAACGACTTAACCGGCAAAATTCCAGAAGAAATAGTTGTTCTTGATGCGCTTGTGAATTTGAATCTATCAAGGAACCACTTGACTGGAGTTATTCCAAAGAAGATCGGGGAAATGCGATCACTGCAATCATTGGACCTCTCGAGGAacatgctttcaggggaaataccAGCCACTCTATCAAAGCTGTCGTTCTTAAGTTACTTGGAATTATCATACAACAATCTTATAGGAAGAATTCCATCGGGAGTACAGCTTGATACCCTGTATGCAGAGTATCCATCTATGTACATTGGCAACATCGGTCTTTGTGGACATCCTCTTCAAAACAATTGCTCGAGAGAGCGTCATGCACCAAAGCAGGGTGGCCTAGGAAGAACTGAAGAAGGTTATGGGATACCATTCTTTTATCTTGGACTCGGGTGCGGCTTCGTGGTTGGTACATGGATTGCATTTGGTGTTTTGTTGTTCAAGAGAAACTGGAGAATTGCTTGCTTTCGACTCTCGGACAAGTTGTACGACAAAGTATATGTCCTTGTTGCTACATGGGCAAGAGCAAGACAAACACAAACTGATTAG